From Fusobacterium varium:
TTCCTCATCTAAAGGTCTTGAACCATCTACTACAAATAATATCAGATCAGCACTTTCTATGAGTTTTTTAGATTTTTCCACTCCAATGTTTTCTACAAGGTCATCTGTTTTTCTTATACCAGCTGTATCTACCAATACAAGTGGTATCCCTTTTAAGTTTACTACTTCTTCTATTACATCCCTTGTAGTTCCAGCTACATGAGTTACTATTGCTCTTTCCTCTTTCAATACAGAGTTAAGTATACTTGATTTTCCAACATTAGGTTTTCCAACTATTGCAGTTTTTATCCCCTCTTTTATCATTTTTCCTTTATCATATGATTTAATAAGGGCATCTGTAGTATCCATTACCTCTCTTAAATTATCTACAAGATTTTCTGGAAGAGGGTCATCTATCCCTTCTTCAGGATAATCTAATACAACATTTATATGAGCAGCTACATCCAACACCAGTTTTTTTAAGTGTCCTATCTGCTCTTTCAAATCTCCTCTCAATTGGTCCAATGAAAGAGATACTGATTTTTCTGTTTTTCCATGGATTATATCCATTACTGCTTCTGCCTGTGTCAAATCTAATCTTCCATTTAAAAAAGCTCTTCTGGTAAATTCTCCACTCTCTGAAAGTCTTGCTCCATTTTTCAATACTGTTTCCAGTACCTTTTCAGTAATAACAAAACCTCCATGGCAGTTGATTTCTACCATATCTTCTTTGGTATATGTTCCTGGTGCCTTCATTATAGAAACCAGAACTTCATCTATTAGATTTTCATCATCATACAGATGACCATAATTTATACTAAAATTTTTTAAATCTCCAACTGCTTTCTTTGATTTTGGTCTAAATATTTTTCCAAGTATCTCCAAAGCATGATTTCCTGAGATTCTTACTATTCCTATACCACCTTCACCACGAGGTGTAGAAATAGCTGCTATTGTATCGAAAAGCATGGCTCCTCCCTATTTTTTCCTTTTGATAACTATATATCTTTTAGGGTCTCTACCTTCACTGAATGTATCTAGTTCTGGATATTTATTTACAACTTCATGTATTACTTTTCTTTCTCTAGGAGGCATTGGATTAAGTCTTACAGCTTTATTAGTTTTCAATGCCTTTTCAGCCATTTTCTTTCCTAATTCTCTTAAAGTCTGATTTCTTTTTTCTTTAAATCCTTCAACATCCACTTCTATTCTGTACTCTTTTAACAGAGAATTCAATAGATATTCAAAACTATTTAAAGTCTTTCCTTTTTTCCCTATTATTATTCCATTGTCTTCTCCATAGAGATTAACAAGATATGTTCTGTCATGGACTTTATTTACATCTACACGAAGGTTAAGCCCTATATATTCAAGAAGCTCTTTAGCCTTAGCTTCAACAAGATCACTTGCATCTACTGCTTCTTCCAGTTTTTCCTTTACTGTTTCTTTATGTTGTTTTTCTTTTATCTCTGTTTTTTCTTTATGCTCTTTAACTTCTTTTTTCTTGTATTCTTTTATTTCTGGTTTAACCTCTTTTTTAGGTTCAGTTTTTATAATTTCTTTTCTTAATTCTTTATCTATTTCTATCTCATAAATACCTTCTCTATTAAATAATCCTAGAAAAGATAGGCTTTTCTGTTTTTCTTTTACTTTTACTACATGTTCTGGTGATGCTTCCAATATTTTTAAAGCTCTAGTTATAGCTTGTTCCTTATTCATGGCTTTGATTTCTATAACATTACTCATAAATTACTCTCCTTTTTTCATGATCAGATACTGCTGAATAACTCCTGCCAAACTTGATGTCAACCAATAAATTTGCAATCCAGCTGGCATTTTATAAGAAATAAATACCATCATGATAGGGAACATATACATCATATTCTTC
This genomic window contains:
- the mnmE gene encoding tRNA modification GTPase MnmE — protein: MLFDTIAAISTPRGEGGIGIVRISGNHALEILGKIFRPKSKKAVGDLKNFSINYGHLYDDENLIDEVLVSIMKAPGTYTKEDMVEINCHGGFVITEKVLETVLKNGARLSESGEFTRRAFLNGRLDLTQAEAVMDIIHGKTEKSVSLSLDQLRGDLKEQIGHLKKLVLDVAAHINVVLDYPEEGIDDPLPENLVDNLREVMDTTDALIKSYDKGKMIKEGIKTAIVGKPNVGKSSILNSVLKEERAIVTHVAGTTRDVIEEVVNLKGIPLVLVDTAGIRKTDDLVENIGVEKSKKLIESADLILFVVDGSRPLDEEDMRIHEAIKAEKVIGILNKIDIREDIDLSPLTKINKWLEISAIKNQGIDEMEEEIYNHIIEENVEDSSQKVTITNIRHKSALEKTKQSIENIFETIENGLPMDLMAVDIKGALDSLSEVTGEISSEDLLDHIFSNFCVGK
- a CDS encoding putative RNA-binding protein; its protein translation is MSNVIEIKAMNKEQAITRALKILEASPEHVVKVKEKQKSLSFLGLFNREGIYEIEIDKELRKEIIKTEPKKEVKPEIKEYKKKEVKEHKEKTEIKEKQHKETVKEKLEEAVDASDLVEAKAKELLEYIGLNLRVDVNKVHDRTYLVNLYGEDNGIIIGKKGKTLNSFEYLLNSLLKEYRIEVDVEGFKEKRNQTLRELGKKMAEKALKTNKAVRLNPMPPRERKVIHEVVNKYPELDTFSEGRDPKRYIVIKRKK